Proteins from one Candidatus Zixiibacteriota bacterium genomic window:
- the murD gene encoding UDP-N-acetylmuramoyl-L-alanine--D-glutamate ligase, which produces MNRPQRATSGNGRTSSPRRVEGAAAVVVGMARSGLAATLLLAEKRARVFVSDSGHATALASAIRVLTARGIPHEIGVHSIGCLEGVDFVVVSPGVKDDNPLVIAAHGRGIPIYSELEVASWFTTAPILAVTGANGKTTTTAWLGAIYAAAGREAQVGGNIGRAFADFAPLLSAHERAILEVSSFQLERIETFRPHVAAVLNITPDHLDRHGSMPEYTRLKFRLLENQTPADCAVLNADDPVVVTWDREHHPGHGRRWSFSSHETPPPGVWLAHEHLEYDTGSERGIIPGSERLIPPGQHNRLNAAAAVAVALADGLMPEEIAPGLIHFSGCEHRLEHVADVNGVAFVNDSKATNPDSVAKAIVSFERPLVVIMGGLDKGTDFSPLADDLVRHARALILTGKAAPKLEVELGTRLPYRTAPRFADAFAAAVDTAQPGDVVLLSPGCASFDQFDNYEHRGRVFKQLVAELAGDAGGGS; this is translated from the coding sequence ATGAATCGTCCGCAGCGAGCGACATCCGGCAACGGCCGCACTTCATCCCCAAGACGAGTGGAGGGGGCGGCTGCGGTCGTCGTTGGGATGGCCCGGTCCGGGCTCGCGGCCACGCTGCTTCTCGCGGAGAAGAGGGCGCGCGTCTTCGTCTCCGACTCCGGCCATGCCACCGCGTTGGCCTCGGCGATCCGCGTGCTCACGGCCCGGGGGATTCCGCATGAGATCGGCGTGCATTCCATCGGCTGTCTTGAGGGTGTCGATTTCGTCGTTGTCAGCCCAGGCGTGAAGGACGACAATCCATTGGTCATTGCGGCGCACGGCCGCGGCATCCCGATTTACTCGGAACTCGAAGTTGCCTCCTGGTTCACCACGGCGCCGATTCTGGCCGTCACCGGCGCCAATGGCAAGACGACGACGACGGCGTGGCTGGGAGCGATCTATGCCGCTGCCGGGCGCGAGGCGCAGGTCGGCGGGAACATCGGACGGGCATTCGCCGATTTCGCTCCCCTGTTGTCCGCGCACGAGCGTGCCATTCTGGAAGTCTCCAGCTTCCAGTTGGAACGCATCGAGACGTTCCGCCCGCATGTCGCTGCCGTCCTGAACATCACGCCGGACCATCTCGATCGTCATGGCTCGATGCCCGAGTACACGCGGCTGAAGTTCCGCCTTCTGGAGAACCAGACTCCTGCGGACTGCGCCGTTCTCAATGCCGACGATCCTGTCGTCGTCACGTGGGATCGCGAGCATCATCCCGGGCACGGGCGGCGTTGGAGCTTCTCGTCGCACGAGACGCCTCCCCCCGGAGTCTGGCTGGCACATGAGCACTTGGAGTATGACACCGGTTCTGAACGCGGCATCATTCCCGGATCAGAGCGATTGATTCCGCCGGGGCAACACAATCGCCTCAATGCCGCCGCCGCGGTGGCGGTGGCACTGGCCGATGGACTGATGCCCGAGGAGATTGCGCCGGGGTTGATCCACTTCTCCGGTTGTGAGCACCGGCTGGAGCATGTCGCGGACGTGAACGGGGTCGCCTTTGTGAATGATTCCAAGGCGACCAATCCCGACAGTGTCGCCAAGGCGATCGTCTCTTTTGAACGCCCGCTGGTCGTCATCATGGGCGGGTTGGACAAGGGGACCGACTTTTCGCCATTGGCCGATGATCTGGTCCGGCATGCCCGTGCGCTCATTCTGACCGGAAAGGCGGCACCCAAGCTTGAGGTCGAATTGGGAACGCGTCTGCCCTACCGAACCGCGCCCCGTTTTGCCGATGCCTTCGCCGCCGCGGTCGACACGGCGCAACCCGGGGATGTCGTTCTGCTCTCGCCGGGATGTGCCAGCTTCGACCAATTCGACAACTACGAGCACCGCGGGCGTGTGTTCAAACAACTCGTGGCCGAGCTCGCCGGCGACGCGGGAGGCGGATCATGA
- a CDS encoding cell division protein FtsL: protein MKNRLIRALRLLRPSWWILAVAIATAWVWQRYAVVRLGEEVERAQGRIVALTRLRDHLLVENTALARRERIESIAVQQLGMRPTTRQQRHRLAVSDTSAPAPGGERLAGSEEL, encoded by the coding sequence ATGAAGAATCGTCTGATCCGCGCTCTGCGCCTGCTGCGACCGTCATGGTGGATTCTGGCGGTGGCGATTGCCACCGCGTGGGTTTGGCAGCGCTATGCGGTTGTCCGCCTGGGGGAGGAGGTTGAGCGGGCGCAGGGCCGGATCGTTGCGTTGACGCGACTGCGCGACCATCTGCTGGTGGAGAACACGGCGTTGGCCCGGCGCGAACGCATCGAATCAATCGCTGTCCAACAACTGGGGATGCGTCCCACCACGCGACAGCAAAGGCATCGTCTGGCCGTGAGCGACACGAGTGCTCCCGCACCGGGCGGGGAGCGGCTCGCCGGGTCGGAAGAGTTGTGA
- a CDS encoding UDP-N-acetylmuramoyl-L-alanyl-D-glutamate--2,6-diaminopimelate ligase yields the protein MPVDATMNSPAHTRALSGLLPDLPGGYGEVRVSGIAYDSRVVKPGDLFFALPGAKTDGAQFARDAVANGASAVVATADLGLPVPCIVADNPRRLMAEVSHRFFGHPDRALDVIGVVGTNGKSTVAAGLQTVWESAGVAAGLLGTVTYRWGAESHPAERTTPEAPDLDRFLSRMRADGVRTVAMEVSSHAIALDRVWGLHFRGGVFTNLTRDHLDFHKTFADYRDTKKRFFERLTAPTSFAAINLDDPVSGEFALAAAAARVIRYAGTRDDADVHLDVQAHDLTGTRGRLVIDGESWPLASPLWGRFNHANLAAIAAAAHATGVPGATIAAAMATFHGISGRTERVPSSAPFPVFVDYAHTPDALDAVLSSARPLVRGRLLVLFGCGGDRDRGKRPEMAHAVEQWADRIYLTSDNPRSEDPEAIISDVKKGFAPGIWESHVWCDPDRARAIARVVADAKAGDAVFLCGKGHEQEQEIAGVRHRFSDRDQAAEALAAAGYTPPVSPPGGGGR from the coding sequence ATGCCGGTTGACGCTACGATGAACTCTCCGGCCCACACACGGGCGCTGTCGGGTTTGCTTCCCGACCTTCCCGGTGGATATGGCGAGGTACGGGTCAGTGGAATTGCCTATGATTCGCGCGTCGTCAAGCCCGGGGATTTGTTCTTCGCTCTGCCGGGAGCGAAGACCGATGGTGCGCAGTTTGCTCGTGATGCCGTCGCCAATGGCGCCTCGGCCGTCGTGGCGACGGCGGATCTCGGCCTTCCCGTGCCCTGCATCGTCGCCGACAATCCCCGCCGTCTGATGGCAGAGGTGTCACATCGGTTCTTTGGGCATCCGGATCGAGCCCTCGACGTGATCGGTGTCGTCGGCACCAACGGCAAGTCGACCGTCGCGGCTGGGCTGCAGACGGTCTGGGAGTCGGCCGGTGTGGCGGCGGGGCTGCTTGGCACGGTCACCTATCGCTGGGGAGCCGAGTCACACCCCGCGGAACGCACCACGCCGGAAGCCCCCGATCTCGATCGATTCTTGTCGCGGATGCGCGCCGACGGCGTACGGACCGTGGCGATGGAAGTCTCATCGCATGCCATCGCCCTCGACCGCGTGTGGGGACTGCATTTCCGTGGCGGTGTCTTCACCAATCTCACGCGCGATCACCTCGATTTTCACAAGACCTTCGCCGACTACCGCGACACGAAGAAACGCTTTTTCGAGCGGCTGACTGCACCGACATCGTTCGCCGCGATCAATCTCGATGATCCGGTGTCCGGGGAATTCGCGCTGGCAGCGGCCGCGGCGCGTGTGATCCGTTATGCCGGCACCCGTGATGATGCCGACGTCCATCTGGACGTCCAGGCACACGACTTGACCGGGACACGCGGGCGTTTGGTGATCGACGGCGAATCGTGGCCGCTTGCGTCCCCCTTGTGGGGACGGTTCAATCATGCCAATCTCGCCGCGATCGCGGCGGCGGCGCACGCCACCGGCGTCCCGGGTGCGACGATCGCCGCCGCCATGGCGACGTTCCATGGCATCTCCGGACGCACCGAGCGTGTTCCTTCGAGCGCGCCGTTTCCGGTCTTCGTCGACTATGCCCACACGCCCGATGCGCTCGATGCGGTTCTCTCGTCGGCACGACCGCTGGTGCGCGGACGGCTGCTTGTGCTCTTCGGCTGCGGCGGTGACCGCGACCGCGGTAAGCGTCCGGAGATGGCGCACGCCGTCGAGCAGTGGGCCGATCGCATTTACCTCACCTCCGACAATCCCCGTTCCGAGGATCCGGAGGCGATTATCTCCGATGTGAAAAAGGGGTTTGCACCGGGGATTTGGGAGTCCCATGTGTGGTGCGACCCCGATCGCGCCCGTGCCATCGCCCGTGTGGTGGCCGATGCAAAAGCCGGCGATGCGGTCTTTCTGTGCGGGAAAGGCCACGAGCAAGAGCAGGAAATCGCCGGCGTTCGGCATCGGTTCTCCGACCGGGATCAGGCGGCCGAGGCGTTGGCGGCAGCAGGGTACACGCCGCCGGTCTCTCCCCCCGGGGGGGGTGGGAGGTAA
- the murF gene encoding UDP-N-acetylmuramoyl-tripeptide--D-alanyl-D-alanine ligase: protein MSAETACQVMGGVLANAALSKRRWRGVSVDTRTLHPGNAFFCLQGENSDGHRFVSAAVKQGAGLIVAERGRALRWRNWSLPVIGVDDPLTALGDLAAAYRGTFSTRYVAVTGSVGKTTTKELIAAVLSSRGRVFKSPGNFNNLIGIPLAILGHASPGVSACALGVLEFGMSTPGEIARLTRIVAPSWGVVTRIGAGHLMQMKSVAAVARAKRELFDYASPGLAAFLNIDDPYQCGWMAHWRRHTVTYGVDRAQAADFFADEITATARGLRFRVNRRHRFELALAGEYNVPNALAAIAVGRHLGITFDAMIASLRRARGAAHRSRIVREGGVVVIEDCYNANPTSMLAALASLTRWPAPGRRIAVLGAMRELGESSRRWHQRVGRAADSLDAVVTVGRDARAFHPRTGRAEWRNVPDRGAAVAALRKTLRPGDVVLLKASHAEAFEEIAVKLRGHLMQRPRPSR, encoded by the coding sequence ATGAGCGCCGAGACGGCCTGTCAGGTGATGGGGGGTGTGCTCGCGAACGCCGCGCTGTCGAAGCGACGCTGGCGCGGCGTCTCCGTCGACACGCGCACGCTGCACCCCGGCAATGCCTTCTTCTGTCTGCAGGGCGAGAACAGTGATGGCCACCGGTTTGTATCCGCTGCCGTCAAACAGGGGGCGGGGCTCATCGTCGCCGAGCGGGGCAGAGCGCTCCGCTGGCGCAATTGGTCGTTGCCGGTGATCGGGGTGGATGATCCATTGACCGCGCTCGGCGATCTGGCGGCGGCCTATCGGGGCACCTTCTCCACCCGCTATGTCGCCGTCACCGGCTCGGTCGGGAAGACGACAACCAAGGAGCTGATCGCGGCGGTGCTATCATCCCGCGGTCGCGTTTTCAAGTCTCCCGGCAACTTCAACAACCTGATCGGCATCCCGTTGGCCATTCTGGGACATGCCTCTCCCGGTGTTTCCGCCTGCGCTCTGGGCGTGCTCGAATTCGGCATGTCCACACCCGGCGAGATCGCCCGTCTGACCCGGATCGTCGCCCCGTCATGGGGCGTCGTGACCCGTATCGGTGCGGGGCACCTGATGCAGATGAAGTCGGTGGCCGCCGTGGCGCGCGCCAAACGCGAGTTGTTCGACTACGCGTCGCCGGGATTGGCGGCGTTTCTCAACATCGATGATCCCTATCAGTGCGGTTGGATGGCGCACTGGCGGCGGCACACGGTCACCTATGGTGTTGATCGTGCCCAAGCCGCCGATTTCTTCGCCGACGAGATCACCGCGACCGCGCGCGGTCTCCGTTTCCGCGTCAATCGCCGTCACCGGTTCGAGCTGGCGTTGGCCGGTGAATACAACGTCCCCAATGCGCTGGCTGCGATTGCGGTGGGGAGGCATCTCGGCATCACCTTCGATGCCATGATCGCATCGTTGCGTCGCGCGCGCGGCGCGGCGCATCGGTCGCGCATCGTACGCGAGGGTGGCGTGGTCGTCATTGAGGACTGCTACAACGCCAACCCGACCTCGATGCTGGCGGCCCTCGCCTCATTGACCCGATGGCCCGCGCCCGGTCGCCGCATCGCGGTCCTCGGTGCCATGCGGGAATTGGGGGAGTCTTCGCGCCGCTGGCACCAACGCGTCGGCCGAGCCGCTGATTCCCTCGATGCCGTCGTCACCGTCGGACGGGATGCGCGCGCCTTCCATCCGCGAACGGGCCGGGCGGAGTGGCGGAATGTACCGGATCGCGGTGCGGCGGTGGCCGCCCTGCGCAAAACCCTGCGTCCCGGGGATGTCGTGTTATTGAAGGCATCGCATGCGGAGGCCTTTGAGGAGATTGCCGTCAAGCTGCGCGGGCATCTGATGCAGCGTCCGCGGCCATCACGCTGA
- a CDS encoding penicillin-binding transpeptidase domain-containing protein has translation MRRVGGGRKISLAVTFARRRRLLLAIAACVWTVVWVRTLQLQVLSNRELSLLSLGQSDRRVRLTAPRGEIIDRQGRLLAINVAVRSYFAYPDRESSLDVLARAFAPIRACSYRSLTREWADRSDRFTWMVRRCGIGTAEQIDRWKLPGVYPTWEYERAHPIALPGIGGPLGFVNDSMAGAAGLEAYYNDVLAGRDGEGCFLADANGRRFVLDPVAGFPPVPGARLRLCLDARWQSILAEELAGAVDKWRAKSGMALLMDPFTGGILAMADVDPARPKDKPILKSRLVSDVFEPGSTFKVVPFAAALSDGVVYPGRHFDGGMGAGVFSGRTIRDDKRHGVIPVSEAFMVSSNVITGRIANRLEPGRLDFWARRFGFGEKTGIDLPAESQGRIARQKHSEFNVATRSIGHGISVTPLQLAAAYAAVANGGYLVRPHLVAATESADGDVRPTPIEAHRILRPEVASLLADFMRGVVREGTARTISDSLYPIAGKTGTAEKPNPVTGSYDKNKFMASFVGFYPADRPRVLGLVVLDEPEPIHYGGFTAAPVLLNTIRRAAASGEVPTDDRVLYCVDREDSAGRQSGGWSRRLIDAVGPLIATAEARDSQADLADTPATTGELELDPPAAGPSAWDHWLACASSMSSAGSTARPLPGDSAGPLWPDVRGLPLRSALNVLRELGAKIEIAGKGQVALQEPAPDVAIGEDRRCRLTLR, from the coding sequence ATGCGCAGGGTCGGCGGGGGCAGGAAGATCAGTCTGGCGGTGACGTTTGCGCGTCGTCGCCGGTTGTTGCTGGCGATCGCCGCCTGCGTGTGGACCGTCGTCTGGGTGCGCACCCTGCAGTTGCAGGTGCTGAGCAATCGCGAGCTGTCGTTGTTGTCGCTGGGGCAGAGCGATCGTCGCGTGCGCCTGACCGCGCCGCGCGGGGAGATCATCGATCGACAGGGGCGGCTGTTGGCCATCAATGTGGCCGTCCGCTCCTACTTTGCCTACCCCGACCGCGAGTCTTCCCTCGATGTGTTGGCGCGTGCCTTTGCCCCGATCCGCGCCTGTAGCTACCGCAGCCTCACGCGTGAGTGGGCGGATCGGTCCGATCGCTTCACCTGGATGGTGCGCCGCTGCGGCATCGGCACCGCGGAGCAGATCGACCGTTGGAAGCTTCCTGGCGTCTATCCCACGTGGGAGTACGAGCGCGCCCATCCGATCGCTCTCCCGGGCATCGGTGGTCCTCTGGGTTTCGTCAATGACAGTATGGCGGGTGCCGCCGGCCTGGAGGCCTATTACAACGACGTCCTCGCCGGTCGCGATGGGGAAGGGTGCTTTCTCGCCGATGCCAATGGGCGACGCTTCGTCCTCGACCCAGTGGCAGGATTTCCTCCCGTCCCCGGTGCCCGACTACGCCTTTGCCTCGATGCCCGCTGGCAATCAATTCTCGCTGAGGAACTGGCCGGTGCCGTCGACAAATGGCGCGCCAAGTCCGGCATGGCCCTTTTGATGGATCCCTTCACCGGCGGGATCCTTGCGATGGCCGATGTCGATCCCGCCCGTCCCAAGGACAAGCCGATCCTCAAAAGCCGTCTCGTCTCCGATGTTTTTGAACCGGGCTCGACGTTCAAGGTCGTGCCGTTCGCCGCGGCACTCTCAGATGGCGTCGTCTACCCCGGCCGCCACTTCGATGGCGGCATGGGGGCCGGTGTCTTCTCGGGACGCACCATCCGCGACGACAAGCGCCATGGCGTCATTCCCGTCTCCGAGGCGTTCATGGTGTCGAGCAACGTCATCACCGGGCGTATCGCCAACCGGCTGGAGCCGGGGCGGCTCGATTTCTGGGCGCGCCGCTTTGGTTTCGGCGAAAAGACCGGCATTGATCTGCCCGCCGAATCGCAGGGGCGGATTGCCCGGCAGAAGCACTCCGAGTTCAATGTCGCCACGCGCTCGATCGGCCACGGCATTTCCGTAACGCCTCTGCAATTGGCCGCCGCCTACGCGGCGGTGGCCAATGGCGGCTACCTCGTGCGGCCTCACCTGGTCGCGGCCACCGAATCCGCCGATGGGGACGTGCGGCCCACGCCGATCGAGGCGCACCGGATTCTGCGCCCCGAGGTGGCCTCTCTGCTCGCCGACTTCATGCGCGGTGTCGTGCGCGAGGGGACCGCCAGGACGATTTCCGATTCGCTCTATCCCATCGCCGGCAAGACAGGAACCGCGGAAAAGCCGAACCCGGTCACCGGCTCTTACGACAAGAACAAGTTCATGGCGTCGTTCGTGGGTTTCTATCCGGCCGATCGCCCGCGCGTGTTGGGCTTGGTCGTCCTCGATGAGCCGGAGCCGATCCACTATGGCGGTTTCACCGCGGCCCCGGTGCTGCTGAATACCATCCGCCGCGCCGCCGCCTCCGGGGAGGTGCCGACCGATGATCGTGTTCTCTACTGTGTTGATCGCGAGGACTCCGCAGGTCGTCAGTCCGGCGGCTGGTCGCGGCGCCTCATCGACGCCGTCGGGCCGCTGATCGCCACGGCGGAGGCACGCGACTCCCAGGCCGACCTGGCGGACACGCCCGCGACCACGGGTGAACTGGAACTCGATCCCCCGGCAGCGGGTCCAAGTGCTTGGGACCACTGGTTGGCGTGCGCCTCATCCATGTCGTCGGCCGGATCGACGGCCAGGCCGCTGCCGGGCGATTCCGCAGGACCGTTGTGGCCCGATGTCCGGGGACTGCCGCTGCGCAGTGCCCTCAACGTGCTGCGCGAGCTGGGCGCCAAAATCGAGATCGCCGGGAAGGGTCAGGTCGCTCTTCAGGAGCCCGCTCCCGACGTTGCCATTGGAGAGGACCGCAGATGCCGGTTGACGCTACGATGA
- the rsmH gene encoding 16S rRNA (cytosine(1402)-N(4))-methyltransferase RsmH: protein MMVSEVASELITDPGGIYLDATIGGGGHAELILRHLHTSGRVIGLDRDRDALREAWGRLAHFGPRVTLRHADYRDLAAVFHALGIEAISGALFDLGLSSLQLDDPSRGFAYRFDGPLDLRFDQSHGATAAAWLATATVDEIADVLRRFGEERHALRLARAIVRTRAQKGQPLATTADLTRVITAVVGSRGSDFGRTAARVFQALRIATNDELTAIPIGLQSALDRLVPGARLVVIAYHSLEDRLVKSHFREWSRLCRCPAVWGRCMCGAHPVGRLVHRRALRPTAGEIARNPRAKAARMRVLERLPDQLDMRPSD from the coding sequence GTGATGGTCTCGGAAGTCGCGAGCGAGTTGATCACCGATCCGGGGGGGATCTATCTCGACGCAACGATTGGCGGCGGAGGGCACGCCGAGTTGATTCTCAGGCATCTTCACACCAGTGGGAGAGTGATCGGGCTGGACCGCGACCGGGATGCCCTGCGCGAGGCGTGGGGGCGTTTGGCGCATTTCGGCCCCCGCGTGACTTTGCGTCACGCCGACTATCGCGATCTGGCGGCGGTCTTTCACGCCCTGGGTATTGAGGCAATCTCGGGAGCGCTGTTCGATCTCGGTCTTTCCTCGTTGCAGCTTGATGATCCGTCGCGTGGCTTCGCCTATCGATTCGATGGTCCGCTTGATCTGCGGTTCGATCAATCGCATGGTGCCACGGCCGCCGCATGGTTGGCCACCGCCACGGTCGACGAGATCGCTGACGTCCTGCGTCGGTTTGGCGAGGAACGCCATGCCCTCCGATTGGCCCGCGCGATCGTCCGAACCCGCGCGCAGAAGGGACAACCGCTCGCCACGACCGCTGATCTCACCCGAGTGATCACTGCGGTCGTTGGGTCGCGGGGGTCCGATTTTGGCCGCACGGCGGCGCGCGTGTTTCAAGCCTTGCGCATCGCGACCAACGATGAGTTGACGGCGATTCCCATCGGTCTGCAAAGCGCCCTCGATCGACTCGTGCCGGGGGCGCGGCTGGTCGTCATCGCTTACCACTCGCTGGAGGATCGGTTGGTCAAGTCTCACTTCCGTGAATGGTCACGCTTGTGCCGCTGTCCTGCGGTGTGGGGCCGGTGTATGTGCGGCGCCCACCCTGTCGGTCGACTGGTCCATCGTCGTGCACTCCGACCGACCGCCGGCGAGATCGCTCGCAACCCGCGCGCCAAGGCCGCGCGCATGCGTGTGCTGGAACGATTGCCGGACCAACTGGACATGCGACCGTCCGACTGA
- the mraY gene encoding phospho-N-acetylmuramoyl-pentapeptide-transferase codes for MFYHLLYPLRDFISGLNLFRYITFRAAYAVVTALVISIWFGPWIIAMLKRRQIGEKIRPEGPKTHYAKEGTPTMGGLVVLLAVLVPTLLWADLTNRYIQLILVVTAGMGVIGFIDDYYKAVRKQHKGLVAKKKLAGQLILGLGLGIALFTWPPSSEFSTTSTDVPFFKNLALYLGVFFIPFVLLVVAATSNAVNLTDGLDGLAIGLCGIAFIAFAGIAYVTGHVQFSRYLAITYLPGAGELTVYCAAALGACLGFLWFNAHPAEVFMGDTGALALGGALGTMAILTKKEILLLILGGVFAAEALSVIVQVGYFKWTGKRIFRMAPLHHHFELLGWPEPKVVIRFWIIGAICALLTLSTLKIR; via the coding sequence ATGTTCTACCATCTCCTCTATCCGTTGCGCGATTTCATCTCGGGGCTCAATCTCTTCCGGTATATCACGTTTCGTGCCGCCTATGCCGTCGTTACGGCGCTGGTGATCTCGATCTGGTTCGGTCCGTGGATCATCGCCATGCTCAAACGGCGTCAAATCGGCGAGAAGATCCGTCCTGAGGGACCGAAGACCCACTACGCCAAGGAGGGCACGCCGACCATGGGAGGGTTGGTCGTTCTCCTGGCTGTCCTCGTGCCGACGCTGCTTTGGGCCGATTTGACCAACCGCTACATCCAGCTCATCCTCGTCGTCACCGCCGGGATGGGCGTGATCGGGTTCATCGATGACTATTACAAAGCGGTCCGCAAACAACACAAAGGGCTGGTCGCCAAGAAGAAGCTGGCGGGACAACTGATCCTCGGTTTGGGGCTCGGGATCGCGCTCTTCACTTGGCCGCCCTCGTCTGAGTTCTCGACGACCAGCACGGACGTCCCCTTCTTCAAGAACCTGGCGCTCTATCTCGGTGTCTTTTTCATCCCCTTTGTACTGCTGGTGGTTGCGGCGACGTCGAACGCGGTCAATCTGACCGACGGGCTGGACGGTCTGGCCATCGGGTTATGCGGGATTGCGTTCATCGCCTTCGCCGGGATCGCCTATGTCACCGGTCACGTCCAATTCTCCCGCTATCTGGCCATTACGTATTTGCCGGGAGCCGGGGAGCTGACCGTCTATTGCGCCGCGGCGTTGGGGGCGTGCCTTGGTTTTCTCTGGTTCAATGCACACCCGGCCGAGGTCTTCATGGGCGACACCGGGGCCCTGGCGCTGGGGGGCGCGCTGGGGACGATGGCCATCCTGACCAAAAAGGAGATCCTCCTGTTGATCTTGGGAGGCGTCTTCGCGGCCGAGGCGCTGTCGGTGATTGTGCAGGTCGGGTATTTCAAGTGGACCGGCAAACGCATCTTCCGCATGGCGCCGTTGCACCACCACTTCGAGCTCCTCGGCTGGCCGGAGCCGAAGGTCGTCATTCGTTTCTGGATCATCGGCGCCATCTGTGCGCTGTTGACGTTGTCGACGCTGAAGATTCGTTGA
- a CDS encoding FtsW/RodA/SpoVE family cell cycle protein — protein MTGPRALADGILAMVSPAAQQPGQRRRPRVPPADRLIWTAVMALMSLGTVMVLSSSVMLADRKFGAPGFFWTRQLLWWGLATLLLVISSRLDHRRFRFWALLILLSGLAGLLVVLLLPPVKGVHRWITVGPLSWQPAEGFRLAFVVYAAAFLAKRGDEIVWFRRWWVLVAVLTAGSALLMLQPEFSAVLTLWATAGILLVAAGIRWRHILPALSIAVVAAFVIVYGFGYKKSRVDDWQAGLTVADGSYQVRQSKIALGSGGLLGQGLGQGRAKMSYLPEPHTDFILSSIGEELGFAGVTLVWLAFGLLVYRGWKAAMRAPDRFGYLLCIGIGGSLFVNSVLNAAVATGLSPSTGLPLPFVSYGGSSLLCTAIGWGMVLNVSRFRVACG, from the coding sequence ATGACCGGGCCTCGTGCCCTCGCCGATGGCATTCTGGCCATGGTCAGTCCCGCCGCGCAACAGCCGGGACAAAGGCGCCGTCCCCGTGTGCCGCCCGCCGACCGGCTGATTTGGACCGCCGTGATGGCGCTGATGTCGCTCGGCACCGTGATGGTCCTGTCATCATCGGTGATGCTTGCCGACCGCAAGTTCGGCGCGCCTGGGTTCTTCTGGACACGTCAACTACTCTGGTGGGGCTTGGCGACGCTGCTGTTGGTGATCTCCTCGCGGCTCGATCATCGCCGGTTTCGGTTCTGGGCGTTGCTGATCCTGCTGTCCGGCCTCGCGGGGTTGCTCGTTGTTCTGCTCTTGCCCCCGGTTAAGGGTGTCCATCGCTGGATCACCGTTGGTCCATTGAGTTGGCAGCCCGCCGAGGGGTTCCGGTTGGCCTTCGTTGTCTATGCCGCGGCCTTTCTGGCCAAGCGTGGGGACGAAATCGTCTGGTTCCGTCGTTGGTGGGTGTTGGTTGCCGTTCTGACGGCCGGGTCGGCTTTGCTGATGCTGCAGCCCGAGTTCTCGGCGGTCCTGACTCTATGGGCGACCGCGGGGATTCTGCTGGTCGCCGCAGGAATTCGCTGGCGGCATATTCTCCCGGCTCTGAGTATTGCCGTTGTCGCCGCTTTCGTCATCGTCTATGGGTTCGGCTACAAGAAGTCGCGCGTCGACGACTGGCAGGCCGGACTAACCGTTGCCGATGGCTCCTATCAGGTCCGGCAATCGAAGATCGCACTCGGGTCCGGCGGCCTTCTGGGGCAGGGATTGGGACAGGGGCGCGCCAAGATGTCGTATCTTCCCGAGCCGCACACCGATTTCATTCTCTCGTCGATCGGCGAGGAACTCGGTTTTGCCGGCGTCACGCTGGTTTGGCTGGCGTTCGGGCTCCTTGTATACCGGGGCTGGAAGGCGGCGATGCGTGCCCCCGACCGTTTCGGATACCTGCTCTGCATCGGGATCGGCGGCTCGCTGTTTGTCAACTCCGTTCTCAATGCGGCGGTGGCGACCGGGCTATCGCCTTCGACCGGGCTGCCGCTTCCCTTTGTTAGCTATGGAGGTTCTTCGTTGTTGTGTACGGCGATTGGCTGGGGCATGGTCCTCAACGTGTCGCGTTTCCGGGTGGCGTGCGGTTAG